From a region of the Thermus caldilimi genome:
- a CDS encoding SagB/ThcOx family dehydrogenase, with amino-acid sequence MEKHPGKLFYRLSRLSQGEELPLKRKPKAKVYANPLETQVLPPFREEGGPPLFRVLSQLRPLLPEVGSALTLKDLSQVLYPLAERSGKRGFPSAGEAYPVEAYLVVRRVEGVFPGVYHYFPKEHQLFQIAAKVEEASWSEALLGLGLEQVAALLVLTLVPERSEALFGLRGYRYALLEAGYAAGLVFLSAIGQGLAVYPAETFYDEMVAHLLRLPEGEYPGVVVILGR; translated from the coding sequence ATGGAAAAGCATCCGGGTAAGCTTTTCTATCGCCTTTCCCGCTTGAGCCAGGGGGAGGAGCTTCCCCTTAAGCGGAAGCCCAAGGCCAAGGTCTACGCCAATCCCCTGGAAACCCAGGTCCTGCCCCCCTTCCGGGAGGAGGGAGGGCCACCCTTGTTCCGGGTTCTTTCCCAGCTCAGACCCCTTTTGCCCGAGGTGGGCTCGGCCCTGACCCTGAAGGATCTCTCCCAGGTTCTCTATCCCCTGGCGGAGCGCTCGGGGAAGCGGGGCTTCCCCTCGGCGGGGGAGGCTTATCCCGTGGAGGCCTACCTGGTGGTGCGCCGGGTGGAAGGGGTTTTCCCGGGGGTTTACCACTACTTCCCCAAGGAACACCAGCTCTTCCAGATCGCCGCCAAGGTGGAGGAGGCCTCCTGGTCGGAGGCGCTTTTGGGGCTTGGCCTTGAACAGGTGGCGGCCCTTTTGGTCCTCACCCTGGTTCCGGAAAGGAGCGAGGCCCTTTTCGGCCTCCGGGGATACCGGTATGCCCTCCTCGAGGCGGGCTACGCTGCGGGCTTGGTGTTCCTTTCCGCCATCGGCCAGGGGCTGGCCGTATACCCAGCCGAAACCTTTTATGATGAGATGGTGGCCCACCTCCTGCGGTTGCCCGAGGGGGAATACCCTGGGGTGGTGGTGATTTTGGGACGCTAA
- a CDS encoding response regulator transcription factor, protein MARILLVEDDPQVAELVKRFLQKEGLLVVWARTGREALQQAWEGAKPDLVVLDRGLPDLEGLEVLKSLRELDPLLPVLLLTGRADEDSRVEGLLEGADDYLGKPFSLKELLARIKALLRRSGKEGRRSFGPLELDLEARKAYLDGQPLKLSATEANLLFVLAQTPGRVYTREELVERVWGPEFEGSERVVDAYVRLLRKKLKDDPQAPRFIETVVGVGYRFVSE, encoded by the coding sequence ATGGCACGGATTCTCTTGGTGGAGGACGATCCCCAGGTGGCGGAGCTGGTCAAGAGGTTTCTGCAAAAAGAGGGGCTTTTGGTGGTGTGGGCCCGCACGGGGAGGGAGGCTTTGCAGCAAGCCTGGGAGGGGGCCAAGCCGGACCTGGTGGTTCTGGACCGGGGACTTCCCGACCTGGAGGGCCTCGAGGTCCTCAAATCCTTGCGGGAGCTGGATCCTTTGCTCCCAGTCTTGCTCCTCACCGGTAGGGCGGATGAGGATAGCCGGGTGGAGGGGCTTTTGGAGGGGGCGGACGACTATCTGGGCAAGCCCTTTTCCCTCAAGGAACTTTTAGCCCGCATCAAGGCCCTCCTGCGGCGAAGCGGAAAGGAAGGGAGGCGGTCGTTCGGTCCCCTGGAGCTGGACCTGGAGGCCAGGAAGGCCTACCTGGACGGTCAGCCCTTGAAGCTTTCCGCCACCGAAGCCAACCTCCTCTTCGTCCTGGCCCAGACCCCGGGAAGGGTGTACACCCGGGAGGAACTTGTGGAAAGGGTTTGGGGGCCCGAGTTCGAGGGTTCGGAGCGGGTGGTGGATGCCTATGTCCGCCTTCTCCGCAAAAAGCTCAAGGACGATCCCCAGGCTCCCCGGTTTATTGAAACCGTGGTGGGGGTGGGGTACCGCTTCGTGAGCGAGTGA
- a CDS encoding gamma-glutamylcyclotransferase family protein: protein MERVFVYGTLKPGERNYPLVERRVVRVLPGYVEGYRLFHLAEGPGRPYPYPGMVPGEGRVYGEVLFLPEEALSLLDELEEEGVEYRRVKVLVETEEGPLCAWTYLYQGDLEGAVWLRQGVWPA, encoded by the coding sequence ATGGAGCGGGTGTTCGTCTACGGAACCCTGAAGCCAGGGGAAAGGAATTACCCTTTGGTGGAAAGACGGGTGGTGAGGGTCCTGCCTGGGTACGTGGAGGGGTATCGCCTCTTCCACCTGGCCGAGGGGCCGGGCCGTCCTTACCCTTATCCCGGCATGGTTCCCGGGGAGGGAAGGGTCTACGGGGAGGTCCTTTTTTTGCCGGAGGAGGCCCTCTCCCTATTGGATGAGCTGGAGGAGGAGGGAGTGGAGTACCGGCGGGTTAAGGTCCTGGTGGAAACGGAGGAGGGCCCCCTTTGCGCCTGGACCTACCTCTACCAGGGGGACCTCGAGGGGGCGGTTTGGCTGCGCCAAGGGGTGTGGCCGGCCTAG
- a CDS encoding glycogen synthase, with protein sequence MKVLMVAPEAYPLVKVGGLADVVGALPKALRPLGVEATVLLPWHRFVKAQRVGEVAYAFAGQEERAPLGERWEGGVRFLLLGVPGFERDRVYGYPDDVERYLRFAVAAGRVALGFDLVHAHDWTAALLALTARVPAVYTIHNLAHQGLVDPALFFHWTGLPWNLFHMEALEFYGQVNLMKGGIVFARAVTAVSPSYAEEIQTPEFGMGLDGVLRRHAGKLFGILNGLDLEVFDPAKDPHLPAPYSREDLEGKALAQKALRERTGLKGPLLAYVGRLDGQKGLDLILKAIPRLRELGFYLLVQGVGDEGMAQALRQADRENPGFVRFVEAYDEALARLAYAGADALLVPSRFEPCGLVQMIAQRYGTPPVARAVGGLKDTVEDGRTGVLFQSYHPEGLLYGVLRLFRLGPERLGLAGMGKDFSWNRSAPLYLEVYRRALG encoded by the coding sequence ATGAAGGTCCTTATGGTGGCCCCCGAGGCCTATCCCCTGGTGAAGGTGGGGGGGCTTGCCGACGTGGTGGGGGCCCTGCCCAAGGCCTTAAGGCCCCTGGGGGTGGAGGCCACGGTGCTTCTTCCCTGGCACCGCTTTGTGAAGGCGCAGAGGGTAGGGGAGGTGGCCTATGCCTTCGCCGGACAGGAGGAAAGGGCTCCCCTGGGGGAACGGTGGGAGGGAGGGGTGCGGTTTCTCCTTCTGGGCGTGCCCGGGTTTGAACGGGACCGGGTCTACGGTTACCCCGACGACGTGGAGCGCTACCTCCGCTTTGCCGTGGCGGCGGGCCGGGTGGCCCTGGGGTTTGACCTGGTCCACGCCCACGACTGGACTGCGGCCCTCTTGGCCCTTACCGCCAGGGTGCCCGCCGTCTACACCATCCACAACCTGGCCCACCAGGGCCTGGTGGACCCTGCCCTCTTCTTCCACTGGACGGGACTTCCCTGGAACCTCTTCCACATGGAGGCCCTGGAGTTCTACGGCCAGGTGAACCTGATGAAGGGGGGTATCGTCTTCGCCCGGGCCGTGACCGCGGTGAGCCCCTCGTATGCGGAGGAGATCCAAACCCCGGAGTTCGGCATGGGACTGGATGGGGTGCTGAGGCGCCACGCGGGCAAGCTCTTCGGCATCCTGAACGGGCTGGACCTCGAGGTCTTTGACCCGGCCAAGGACCCTCACCTTCCCGCCCCCTACTCCCGGGAGGACCTAGAGGGTAAGGCCCTGGCGCAAAAGGCCCTCCGGGAGCGCACGGGGCTTAAGGGGCCCCTCCTCGCCTACGTGGGCCGGCTGGACGGGCAAAAGGGCCTGGACCTTATCCTGAAGGCTATCCCCCGTTTGAGGGAGCTGGGCTTTTACCTCCTGGTCCAGGGGGTGGGGGACGAGGGCATGGCGCAGGCCCTGAGGCAGGCGGATAGGGAAAACCCCGGCTTCGTGCGCTTTGTGGAGGCCTACGACGAGGCCTTGGCTCGTCTGGCCTATGCAGGGGCGGACGCCCTTTTGGTGCCGAGCCGCTTTGAACCCTGCGGCCTGGTGCAGATGATTGCCCAGCGCTACGGCACCCCGCCCGTGGCCCGGGCGGTGGGGGGGCTGAAGGACACGGTGGAGGATGGCAGAACGGGGGTGCTTTTCCAGAGCTACCATCCGGAAGGGCTTCTCTATGGGGTGTTGCGCCTCTTCCGCCTGGGTCCGGAGCGGCTGGGGCTTGCGGGCATGGGGAAGGACTTTTCCTGGAACCGGAGCGCCCCCTTGTACCTGGAGGTCTACCGCCGGGCTCTGGGCTAG
- a CDS encoding tetratricopeptide repeat protein, with protein sequence MVPDLKAKALAGDGEAQALLHFLRLLRAKDYRAAGEYAEGFPEALKGRLLAGLNLLVEAPERLEDPLFAAEREVLLGVRAVSEGRREEAEAHFQRALSLDPEHHRALTNLGNLRLERGEVEAALELYQQALRLAPDDPLLHENLAALYKKRGDLDRMVAHMKRATRLKMRPSAPLDPLTGKAQRRLRVPLWAWVFLLTLLAYLLLKKP encoded by the coding sequence ATGGTGCCGGACCTGAAGGCCAAGGCCCTGGCCGGGGACGGGGAGGCCCAGGCCCTCCTCCACTTCCTCCGCCTCCTGCGGGCCAAGGACTACCGGGCAGCCGGGGAGTACGCGGAGGGCTTTCCCGAGGCGCTGAAGGGGAGGCTTCTGGCGGGGCTGAACCTGCTGGTGGAAGCCCCTGAGCGCCTGGAGGACCCCTTGTTCGCCGCGGAGCGGGAGGTGCTTTTGGGGGTGAGGGCGGTGAGCGAGGGGAGGCGAGAGGAGGCCGAGGCCCACTTTCAAAGGGCGCTGTCCCTGGATCCCGAGCACCACCGGGCCCTCACCAACCTGGGCAACCTGCGCTTGGAGAGGGGGGAGGTGGAGGCAGCCCTGGAGCTCTATCAGCAAGCTCTAAGGCTGGCTCCTGACGACCCTTTGCTCCACGAGAACCTGGCGGCCCTCTACAAGAAGAGGGGGGACCTGGACCGGATGGTGGCCCACATGAAGCGGGCCACCCGGCTCAAGATGCGCCCTTCTGCCCCCCTAGACCCCCTCACGGGCAAGGCCCAGCGCCGCCTGCGGGTGCCCCTTTGGGCCTGGGTCTTCCTTCTCACCCTCCTCGCCTACCTTCTCCTGAAGAAGCCCTAG
- the ispH gene encoding 4-hydroxy-3-methylbut-2-enyl diphosphate reductase: MEGMEQGLKRLYLARPRGFCAGVVMAIEAVERWAEALKEQGELVVYHEIVHNRSVVERLQAKGVHFVEDLAEVERLRQERKLAGTLVFSAHGHPPQVRRQAAAMGLNVLDATCPLVTKVHTEARRYAQEGYWILLIGDSADHQEVKGTFGEAPERTILVAVHTHVGKDPRLADPQSVEVPDPERVVVLTQTTLSVDDTLATIEILKRRFPKLVVPKRKDLCYATQNRQEAVKRIAPHVDVFLVLTSPHSSNGMRLLELAQSLTGRAYRLETAQDLEEEWLWGAKSVGITSAASTPEDLVQELVALLKAKNPGLEVVEEGEWEEIAFREPRPLSPAEVLGGV; this comes from the coding sequence ATGGAGGGCATGGAGCAGGGGCTAAAGCGCCTCTACCTGGCCCGGCCCAGGGGCTTTTGCGCCGGGGTGGTGATGGCCATTGAGGCGGTGGAACGCTGGGCGGAGGCCCTGAAGGAGCAGGGGGAGCTTGTGGTCTACCACGAAATCGTCCACAACCGCTCCGTGGTGGAGCGCCTCCAGGCCAAGGGGGTGCACTTCGTGGAAGATCTGGCCGAGGTGGAGAGGTTGCGCCAAGAAAGGAAGCTCGCGGGTACCTTGGTCTTCTCCGCCCACGGCCATCCGCCCCAGGTACGGCGCCAGGCCGCGGCCATGGGACTAAACGTTCTAGACGCCACCTGCCCCCTGGTGACCAAGGTGCACACCGAGGCCCGGCGCTACGCCCAGGAGGGGTACTGGATCCTCCTCATCGGGGACTCCGCCGACCATCAGGAGGTAAAGGGAACCTTTGGGGAGGCCCCGGAGAGGACCATCCTGGTGGCGGTGCACACCCACGTGGGCAAAGACCCCCGCCTGGCCGATCCCCAGAGCGTGGAGGTGCCGGACCCCGAGAGGGTGGTGGTCCTCACCCAGACCACCCTCAGCGTGGACGACACCTTGGCCACCATTGAGATCCTGAAAAGGCGCTTCCCCAAGCTGGTGGTGCCCAAAAGGAAGGACCTTTGCTACGCCACCCAAAACCGTCAGGAGGCGGTGAAGCGCATCGCCCCCCATGTGGACGTCTTCCTGGTCCTTACCAGTCCCCACTCCTCCAACGGGATGCGCCTCTTGGAGCTGGCGCAAAGCCTCACCGGCAGGGCTTACCGCTTGGAAACCGCCCAAGACCTCGAGGAGGAGTGGCTTTGGGGGGCCAAAAGCGTGGGCATCACCTCCGCCGCCAGCACCCCCGAGGACCTGGTGCAGGAGCTGGTGGCCCTCCTGAAGGCCAAGAACCCAGGGCTGGAGGTGGTGGAGGAAGGGGAATGGGAGGAGATCGCCTTCCGGGAGCCTAGGCCCCTTTCCCCAGCGGAGGTCTTGGGCGGTGTCTGA
- a CDS encoding polyprenyl synthetase family protein, which yields MVPSPQEVKDALHERLLGHLVHPDPVYQALLQEYPSRGGKMLRGLLVVYAGLAHGATLEASLWAGTALELFQNWVLIHDDIEDGSEERRGKPALHHLYPMPLALNAGDALHGEMWGLLTRGLNESLFGPEVLAEFHQGVRRTAYGQHLDLLWTLSGRLDLTPEDYLRMVAHKAAYYTAVAPLRLGALLSGKTPPALYEEAGLKLGIAFQIMDDVLNLEGDEAYGKELAGDLYEGKRTLILIRYLQEAPKEEHSRAEALLSLPREAKPEAEVRWLWERLLASGAVAWAKEEAKKLAQEGLGALIPYLDTLPGREAASHLRNLLIALVERRA from the coding sequence ATGGTGCCCTCCCCACAGGAAGTGAAGGATGCTCTCCACGAAAGGCTCCTGGGCCACCTGGTCCATCCCGATCCCGTTTACCAGGCGCTCCTTCAGGAGTATCCATCCCGAGGCGGAAAGATGCTCCGGGGACTTTTGGTGGTCTATGCGGGGCTGGCCCATGGGGCGACCCTCGAGGCCAGCCTTTGGGCAGGGACTGCCCTGGAGCTTTTCCAAAACTGGGTGCTCATCCACGACGACATTGAAGATGGCTCCGAGGAACGCCGGGGAAAGCCCGCCCTGCACCACCTTTACCCCATGCCCCTGGCCTTGAACGCCGGGGATGCCCTGCACGGGGAGATGTGGGGGCTTTTGACCCGGGGTTTGAACGAAAGCCTCTTTGGACCGGAGGTGCTGGCCGAGTTCCATCAGGGGGTGCGCCGCACCGCTTACGGGCAACACCTGGACCTCCTCTGGACCCTTTCCGGCCGCCTGGACCTGACCCCGGAGGATTACCTCCGCATGGTGGCCCATAAGGCCGCCTACTACACCGCCGTGGCTCCTTTGAGGCTTGGAGCTCTGCTTTCCGGGAAAACGCCCCCCGCTCTCTACGAGGAAGCGGGGCTAAAGCTGGGGATAGCCTTCCAGATCATGGACGACGTCCTCAACCTCGAGGGGGACGAGGCTTACGGCAAGGAGCTCGCCGGGGACCTCTATGAGGGCAAGCGCACCCTGATCCTGATCCGCTACCTCCAGGAAGCCCCCAAGGAGGAGCACAGCCGGGCCGAGGCCCTCTTAAGCCTTCCCCGCGAGGCCAAGCCCGAGGCCGAGGTGCGCTGGCTTTGGGAGAGGCTTCTGGCCTCCGGAGCCGTGGCCTGGGCCAAGGAGGAGGCCAAGAAACTTGCCCAAGAGGGCCTGGGCGCCCTTATCCCCTACCTGGACACCCTCCCCGGACGGGAGGCCGCCTCCCATTTGCGAAACCTCCTCATCGCCTTGGTGGAACGCAGGGCATAA
- a CDS encoding DMT family transporter yields the protein MRGYTLGLLALNLLTLLWGTTFVVVKGAVGEMAPSLLVFLRFLLASLFFLPWAWRLPKGVWGPGMELAFWLLLGYASQAVGLMYTSASRSAFITALNVVLVPLILGLVGRRLGGVWLAALLAFLGVGLLSYDPQQPPLNVGDLWTLLTAFTYALYIVRLEVHAKAFPSLPLTAVQIFGTALLALPWALWEGVRWEGIPWGAVFYLGVVATALTTWLQTWGQRYVPAPQAAILYTMEPVWATLFAFAVLGERLGFLGGLGAFLVVLATFQAIRRSPA from the coding sequence ATGCGCGGCTACACCTTAGGCCTCCTGGCCCTCAACCTCCTCACCCTTCTTTGGGGCACCACCTTTGTGGTGGTCAAGGGGGCGGTGGGGGAGATGGCCCCAAGCCTCCTGGTTTTCCTGCGCTTCCTTCTGGCCAGCCTCTTCTTTTTGCCTTGGGCCTGGCGCCTCCCCAAAGGGGTGTGGGGGCCAGGGATGGAGCTGGCCTTTTGGTTGCTTCTGGGCTACGCCTCCCAGGCTGTCGGCCTCATGTACACCTCGGCGAGCCGCAGCGCTTTTATCACGGCCCTGAACGTGGTCTTGGTGCCCTTGATCCTGGGCTTGGTGGGCCGGAGGCTTGGGGGTGTGTGGCTGGCGGCCCTTTTGGCCTTTTTGGGCGTGGGGCTTCTTTCCTACGATCCCCAGCAGCCTCCCTTGAACGTGGGGGATCTCTGGACCCTCCTCACTGCGTTTACCTACGCTCTGTACATCGTGCGCCTCGAGGTGCACGCCAAGGCCTTCCCCTCCTTGCCCCTCACGGCGGTTCAGATCTTCGGCACGGCACTTCTTGCCCTGCCCTGGGCCCTTTGGGAGGGGGTGAGGTGGGAAGGGATACCCTGGGGTGCGGTTTTCTACCTAGGGGTGGTGGCCACGGCCCTCACCACCTGGCTCCAGACCTGGGGGCAGCGGTACGTGCCCGCACCCCAGGCAGCCATCCTTTACACCATGGAACCCGTCTGGGCTACTCTTTTTGCCTTTGCCGTCTTGGGAGAGCGGCTGGGCTTTCTGGGGGGTCTTGGGGCCTTTCTGGTGGTCCTGGCCACCTTCCAGGCTATCCGCCGATCCCCAGCATGA
- the moaA gene encoding GTP 3',8-cyclase MoaA, which produces MKLLDNYGRVIKDLRISVTPRCNLHCLYCHPLGLEMAEPPGTLTVQEVDHFLEAASLLGLSAVRFTGGEPLVRKELPQMIERARSKEGLEDVAITTNGLLFAKRAKELVQAGLNRVNISLDAITPEVFTRITRGGKVERVLEAIETALELGLHPVKLNAVVIRGMNEEEVVPLARLSLDRPLHMRYIEYMHLDNSDPEEYRRRFVPGKEIRARIEAVFGPLEPVPHDPTSPARVFRIPGAQGTLGFINPVTEPFCSNCSRLRLTSDKKLRPCLLTDLEMDISWAFAAEEPVEALVDAILIATNRKPAFGNTLPTLRKRVMLGIGG; this is translated from the coding sequence ATGAAGCTACTGGACAACTACGGGCGTGTTATCAAAGACCTTCGCATCTCCGTCACCCCCCGATGCAACCTGCACTGCCTTTACTGCCATCCCCTGGGGCTGGAGATGGCCGAACCCCCAGGCACCCTCACGGTGCAGGAGGTGGACCACTTCCTCGAGGCCGCCTCCCTTCTTGGTCTTTCCGCCGTGCGCTTCACGGGTGGGGAACCCTTGGTGCGCAAGGAGCTTCCCCAGATGATCGAGCGGGCCCGGAGCAAGGAGGGCCTCGAGGACGTGGCCATCACCACCAACGGCCTCCTCTTCGCCAAAAGGGCCAAGGAGCTGGTGCAAGCAGGCCTGAATCGGGTGAACATCTCCTTGGACGCCATCACCCCCGAGGTCTTCACCCGCATCACCCGGGGCGGGAAGGTGGAGCGGGTTTTGGAGGCCATAGAAACCGCCCTGGAACTGGGCCTCCACCCGGTAAAGCTCAACGCCGTGGTCATCCGGGGGATGAACGAGGAAGAGGTGGTGCCCCTAGCCCGGCTTTCCCTGGACCGCCCCTTGCACATGCGCTACATCGAGTACATGCACCTGGACAACTCCGACCCCGAGGAGTACCGACGCCGCTTTGTACCCGGGAAAGAGATCCGGGCGCGGATCGAGGCGGTCTTTGGCCCCTTGGAACCCGTCCCCCATGACCCCACCTCCCCGGCCCGGGTTTTTCGGATCCCTGGGGCCCAGGGCACTTTGGGATTCATCAATCCCGTCACCGAGCCCTTTTGCTCCAACTGTTCCCGGCTTCGCCTCACCTCCGACAAAAAGCTAAGGCCCTGCCTTCTCACTGACTTGGAGATGGATATTTCCTGGGCCTTTGCTGCGGAGGAACCGGTGGAAGCCCTGGTGGACGCCATCCTCATCGCCACCAACCGCAAGCCTGCTTTCGGCAACACCCTACCCACCCTTAGAAAGCGGGTCATGCTGGGGATCGGCGGATAG
- a CDS encoding transposase, translating into MRSLPFGPEALRPFVSPLLDAWLERHEEKVARLLWAILASGSARKSDWARAYRQEATEEANYKAIDRLLPLLEPQRYLLRLLDPKTPFLLVDPTEVPRPQAKRTPYVGRLSDGKTLGFWAVVLAQPYEGRAVPVYVGSYWEGKPEGRNRTWEDWVEAVREYVEEETVWVFDREFSFAGWLEVLERAGVRYAVRLNLGTRPRLEWRGERLVPWVDRGREVRYEGVRYRGEVEVNLVGVWREGMREALWVMGNLPPEELLGVYEERMKIEEGFRDLKGHMGFAGVMSKGWEAMEKTLALVALAYGVGLLVGEEARRRLKGGARREGGSGGYTRGSLSS; encoded by the coding sequence ATGAGGAGCTTGCCGTTTGGACCGGAGGCTTTACGCCCCTTCGTGAGCCCTCTGCTGGATGCCTGGCTGGAGCGCCACGAGGAGAAGGTAGCCCGGTTGCTCTGGGCCATCCTGGCCTCAGGTTCTGCCCGCAAGAGCGATTGGGCCAGGGCCTACCGCCAAGAGGCCACGGAGGAAGCCAACTACAAGGCCATTGACCGACTCCTTCCCCTCCTGGAACCCCAGCGCTACCTCCTGCGCCTCCTGGACCCCAAGACCCCCTTCCTCCTGGTGGACCCCACGGAGGTACCCCGTCCCCAGGCGAAACGGACCCCCTACGTGGGCCGGCTTTCCGACGGCAAGACCCTGGGCTTTTGGGCGGTGGTGTTGGCCCAACCCTACGAGGGCCGGGCGGTGCCGGTGTACGTGGGGAGCTACTGGGAGGGGAAGCCGGAGGGGAGGAACCGGACGTGGGAGGATTGGGTGGAGGCGGTGCGGGAATACGTGGAGGAGGAGACGGTGTGGGTATTTGACCGGGAGTTCTCCTTTGCGGGGTGGCTGGAGGTGCTGGAGCGGGCGGGGGTGAGGTATGCGGTGCGGTTGAACCTGGGGACGAGGCCGCGGTTGGAATGGAGAGGGGAGCGGTTGGTGCCCTGGGTGGATCGGGGGCGGGAGGTGAGGTACGAGGGGGTGAGGTACCGGGGGGAGGTGGAGGTGAACCTGGTGGGGGTGTGGCGGGAGGGGATGCGGGAGGCGCTTTGGGTGATGGGGAACCTGCCTCCGGAGGAGCTTCTTGGGGTGTACGAGGAAAGGATGAAGATTGAGGAGGGGTTCAGGGACCTGAAGGGGCACATGGGGTTTGCTGGGGTGATGAGCAAGGGGTGGGAAGCGATGGAGAAGACGCTGGCCCTGGTGGCGTTGGCCTACGGGGTGGGGCTTTTGGTGGGGGAGGAGGCGCGGAGGCGCCTGAAAGGGGGGGCGCGAAGGGAAGGCGGAAGTGGGGGGTATACTCGGGGCTCTTTGTCCTCTTGA
- a CDS encoding integrase core domain-containing protein has product MQLTSFGRAIGQGASQGTRLAEAGAGDPDVQERLRKVKLVKALRESKRSWEEIREFLGISRATYYRWERALREKGLAGLKPKSRRPRRLRGKVHWRPELLSRVEELRRENPTWGRWPIWLTLRQEGFRLGERTVGRILAYLEGRGRVERVACFLARRGRGKARGRPRRPYARGKPRGYEAQAPGDLVQVDTLIVSLGPGEVVRHFSAVDLFTRYALGEVHSRATARLAGEFLSRLVAQAPFPIRAVQVDGGSEFMAEFEETCRRLGVALFVLPPRSPKLNGHVERLQRTFREEFYTRALPTRVSELQAELNAYLDHYNRRRPHRALGGLAPLEFLAKIWGESVPQGVSNVVANYIILTGGGLLAKLSFACGGD; this is encoded by the coding sequence ATGCAGCTTACCTCGTTTGGCCGAGCGATAGGGCAAGGGGCTAGCCAAGGGACAAGACTGGCCGAAGCGGGGGCAGGCGACCCGGATGTCCAGGAACGCCTTCGCAAGGTGAAGTTGGTGAAAGCCCTGCGGGAGAGCAAGCGGAGCTGGGAAGAGATTCGGGAGTTTTTAGGCATCAGCCGGGCCACCTACTACCGTTGGGAAAGGGCTTTGAGGGAGAAGGGGCTAGCCGGACTCAAGCCCAAGTCCCGCCGCCCCCGGCGCCTGCGGGGAAAGGTGCACTGGAGGCCCGAGCTTCTTTCGCGGGTGGAGGAGCTGAGGAGGGAGAACCCCACCTGGGGGCGGTGGCCCATCTGGCTCACCTTGCGCCAGGAGGGCTTCCGGCTAGGGGAACGGACGGTGGGCCGGATTCTGGCCTATTTGGAGGGGAGGGGACGGGTGGAGAGGGTGGCCTGCTTTCTGGCCCGGAGGGGGAGAGGGAAGGCCAGGGGAAGACCTAGGAGACCCTACGCCCGGGGTAAGCCCCGGGGATACGAAGCTCAAGCCCCTGGGGACCTGGTACAGGTGGACACCTTGATAGTGAGCCTGGGACCGGGGGAGGTGGTGCGGCACTTTTCGGCGGTGGACCTCTTTACCCGCTATGCCCTGGGGGAGGTGCACAGCCGGGCCACGGCGAGGCTAGCGGGGGAGTTTCTGTCCCGACTGGTGGCCCAGGCGCCTTTCCCCATCCGGGCGGTACAGGTGGATGGGGGTAGCGAGTTCATGGCGGAGTTTGAGGAGACATGCCGACGTTTGGGGGTTGCTCTTTTCGTGCTGCCTCCCCGGAGCCCCAAGCTCAACGGGCACGTGGAGCGGTTGCAACGGACTTTTAGGGAGGAGTTTTATACCCGAGCTTTGCCCACGAGGGTGAGCGAACTACAGGCGGAGCTCAATGCCTACCTTGACCACTACAACCGCAGAAGGCCCCACAGGGCCTTGGGTGGCCTTGCTCCCTTGGAGTTCCTGGCTAAGATATGGGGGGAGTCGGTTCCCCAAGGTGTCTCAAATGTGGTGGCCAATTACATCATCTTGACGGGAGGCGGACTCCTAGCTAAGCTATCTTTTGCGTGCGGGGGCGATTAG